The Lonchura striata isolate bLonStr1 chromosome 16, bLonStr1.mat, whole genome shotgun sequence genome contains the following window.
TGCCGTcacccacagctccagcccctccttgCCGTGCACCCCAGGTgcttctcccccagccctgcagtgttcccagtgtcccacccCATGAACCTAAAGATGAGACCCCAACACCCTGCAGTGGGCAGGGAGGCacctccaaaaccccccagccAAGATTGTGAAGACTGTGTCCCCGGGACAGCGAGTGTGCcgggccctggcacaggctgggcacGTTGCTGCTGTtgtggggagcagagctggcccTGTCCCGCCTTGCAGCAGGGCACCCCAGAGCCTGGAGGGATTTCGGGGTGCTCAGGAGGGAGAGTAGCCAAGGGGATGAATGGCACAGGCTGTGTTTTCTTCATTCATAAAATCCGAGTTAGTGGGTGGGCTTAGCCAACTGGCCCCAGAGAACCTGCACCCTCTGGAGCTTTAGGGGTTAAATCAACACACCAGAAATTGAGGAAGAAGATTAGGGAATAAGTGATCCTACTCAATTCCTCGTGATCCCAAGCCATAGGAAAATGGGGCGAGGCAGTGTTGAGTCaccctggagaggagcagcacaAGGGGAGTCAGTCAGGAGGGTGAGACCACCCgctgtgggcagagcagccGAGGAACAGCTCGGGAGCCCCGCCAGGACCTGCCAAGGCAAGTGCCAGGATGAGCAGGAGAGAGATGAGAAGGGTGGGCTCACCAGAGGGTAGTGGGTGTGTAAAGGGTCAATGGTTACACTTGGATACAGCTCAGGTGTTGTTCTGAAACTCCCTGGAAGGAGCTTGGTGAAGGAATAGTCTGTTAACATCATTGTTACCAGTCTAGATAGATTTTGCTGTCATAATTTGTAACTGGTCATCCAAGGAGGATTAGTCACAGTGGGGGGATCAAGGTTGCCATGGTTTTGCTGTTGGCCCATGCTGGACTGCTGCTGTGGGCTGATTATGAAGGTGTTCTGACACACTGACACCAACACCAAAATAGGGGTACGTTTCTCCTGTTGAGGCGCTTTCTGTAAGGTGCAGCTGCACATGCTATAGAGAATAACAGAGAATTCTATAAagaatttatattaattataaattCATTTATGTAATCTGGCTTTTCATACACATTTTTTGTACAGTTGTTTGCAAACATTTTCACCTCTCTTGAGCAGCAGATAACACTTCTGTTGTGATTTTAGGTCTTGGCTTGCGAGTGATGGACAGCACctcttcttccccttcccccttctctgccagctgccccaCGGAGCAGCCTGAGAATGCCACTGACCATGACTACTACTCTGGGCTGCAGAAGACCATGCACATCCTCTCCATGGTGGTGTACAGCATTGCCTGTTTGCTGGGGGTGACAGGGAACGGCCTCGTCATTTGGATTGCAGGCTTCAAGATGAAGAAGACGGTGAATTCCATCTGGTTCCTCAACCTGGCCATAGCTGACTTCATCTTTACCTTTTTCCTGCCCCTCAGCATCGCCTACACCGCCCTGGGCTTCCACTGGCCGTTTGGGAAGCTCCTGTGCAAGCTGAACAGCACCATCGCCTTCCTCAACATGTTTGCCAGCGTCTTCCTCCTGACGGTCATCAGCATCGACCGCTGCGTTTCCGTGGCCTTTCCTGTCTGGTCTCACAACCGCAGGAGCCCGGAGCTGGCGGCCAGGATCGCGCTGGGGACGtggctcctggctgtgctgctcagctcccCGTACCTCGTCTTTCGGGACACGGTGGTCAGTTCCAGGAACGTCACCAGCTGTTACAATAATTTCGCGCTGTCCGATGACTACGCGTCGGAGGCAACGCGCAGGCTGTGGAGGATGCGGCACAAAGCGATGATCATCACGCGATTCTTGTGTGGGTTCCTCATCCCCTTTGTGGTGATTCTCATCTGCTACGGCGTCGTGGCTGTCAAGCTGAAAAGGAGGCAGCTGGCCAACAATGCAAAGCCCTACAGAATCATCATTGCTGTCACAGCCTCGTTTTTCCTCTGTTATTTCCCCTATCACGTCTTCTCCTTGCTGGAAATATCCAAAAACTCTTCCAGCCGTGAGATGAAACTGGCCCTTTACATAGGGATCCCCTTGGTTTCCAGCCTTGCTTTCTTCAACAGCTGCATCAACCCCATCCTGTATGTCTTTGTGGGGCCAGATTTCAAGGAGAAGTTTTGCCAGTCCATCCTGTCGACCTTCGAAGGGGCCTTCAGCGAGGAGTCGGTCCTGGGCAGCCTGACCAGCCGGCGCAAGTCCAGGTCTGCTTCGGAAGTGGAGGTCCCGAGGGTCTGAGCACTGCTGGTGTGGGAGGGGCCGttcttttctctgcattttccctCATTTCAGAGCTCAAGTCATGGGACTGGGGACTGCGAAGGGCTGCACATGCTAGCGAGGTGTGATTTCATGTTTTGGAGGTATCTCAAATAT
Protein-coding sequences here:
- the LOC110481615 gene encoding chemerin-like receptor 1 encodes the protein MDSTSSSPSPFSASCPTEQPENATDHDYYSGLQKTMHILSMVVYSIACLLGVTGNGLVIWIAGFKMKKTVNSIWFLNLAIADFIFTFFLPLSIAYTALGFHWPFGKLLCKLNSTIAFLNMFASVFLLTVISIDRCVSVAFPVWSHNRRSPELAARIALGTWLLAVLLSSPYLVFRDTVVSSRNVTSCYNNFALSDDYASEATRRLWRMRHKAMIITRFLCGFLIPFVVILICYGVVAVKLKRRQLANNAKPYRIIIAVTASFFLCYFPYHVFSLLEISKNSSSREMKLALYIGIPLVSSLAFFNSCINPILYVFVGPDFKEKFCQSILSTFEGAFSEESVLGSLTSRRKSRSASEVEVPRV